The following proteins come from a genomic window of Gottfriedia acidiceleris:
- the xseA gene encoding exodeoxyribonuclease VII large subunit, with product MTEKLPVTVTALTKYLKAKFQADRNLQNILLRGEISNFKRHSSSGHYYFTLKDDGARIAAVMFQSHNANIAFQPTDGMQVIVQGEINVYPGSGSYQIYIRDMQPDGVGGLFVAYEQLKKKLLEEGLFDQKLKKKIPSFPSVIGVVTSPTGAAVRDIITTIQRRYPIGKIVVIPTLVQGEGAKTSIVKSIETAGKMKEIDVLIVGRGGGSIEELWAFNEEIVARAIFESKIPIISAVGHETDTTIADYVADLRAPTPTAAAELVSLSQREILEQFTVRKSRLIKAMDTIIERKQAQLKAVQDAYVFRYPNSLFHPKQEQFDRINERLHTSINEIIKSKINKHKELNSSLLIHHPSNRVQLEKQKHQQLHMALQKEFNRLITQKKFEMERVVHTLDALSPLKVMARGYSLAYKNDNELMKSVKQAKSGDRFQLQMTDGKLNCEVLEVKGE from the coding sequence ATGACGGAAAAGCTTCCAGTTACTGTTACCGCATTAACCAAATATTTAAAAGCAAAATTTCAAGCGGATCGTAATTTGCAAAATATACTTCTCCGTGGCGAAATCTCAAATTTTAAACGTCATTCATCAAGCGGTCATTATTATTTTACGTTAAAAGATGATGGTGCTAGAATTGCAGCGGTCATGTTTCAATCCCATAATGCAAATATCGCATTTCAACCAACTGATGGTATGCAGGTTATTGTACAAGGTGAAATAAATGTATACCCAGGATCTGGTAGCTATCAAATCTACATAAGAGACATGCAACCTGATGGGGTTGGCGGTCTCTTTGTAGCTTATGAACAATTGAAGAAAAAACTATTAGAAGAAGGACTCTTTGATCAGAAATTAAAGAAAAAGATTCCTTCTTTTCCTAGTGTAATCGGGGTTGTTACTTCACCAACTGGTGCCGCAGTTCGCGATATAATTACAACGATTCAACGCAGATACCCGATTGGGAAAATAGTTGTAATTCCGACTCTTGTACAAGGTGAAGGGGCGAAAACTTCGATTGTAAAATCGATTGAAACAGCGGGTAAAATGAAAGAAATAGATGTGTTAATAGTCGGACGAGGCGGAGGGTCAATTGAGGAACTCTGGGCCTTTAACGAAGAAATAGTAGCAAGAGCGATCTTTGAATCAAAAATCCCAATCATTTCCGCAGTGGGTCATGAGACGGATACGACAATTGCTGATTATGTCGCTGATCTAAGGGCACCTACACCAACAGCTGCAGCAGAATTAGTTTCGCTAAGTCAAAGAGAAATACTAGAGCAATTTACAGTTCGAAAATCAAGACTAATCAAAGCGATGGATACGATTATAGAACGAAAACAAGCGCAATTAAAGGCTGTTCAAGATGCTTATGTTTTTAGATATCCAAATTCACTTTTCCATCCAAAACAAGAGCAATTTGATCGTATTAATGAACGTTTACATACATCAATAAATGAAATTATTAAGTCTAAAATAAACAAGCATAAAGAACTAAATTCTTCCCTACTTATTCATCATCCAAGTAATCGAGTTCAGCTTGAAAAGCAAAAGCACCAGCAATTACATATGGCTTTACAAAAAGAATTTAATCGCCTAATTACCCAGAAGAAATTTGAAATGGAAAGAGTAGTTCATACACTTGATGCACTTAGCCCATTAAAAGTTATGGCAAGAGGTTATTCATTAGCATATAAAAATGATAATGAATTAATGAAATCGGTTAAACAAGCAAAAAGCGGAGACCGATTCCAATTACAAATGACAGATGGGAAATTAAATTGTGAAGTACTTGAAGTAAAAGGAGAGTGA
- the xseB gene encoding exodeoxyribonuclease VII small subunit, protein MIVQKLEQGDVPLEKAIEYFQEGIKLSQICQEKLTKVEKQMTSILNEQGEQTPFTVEEE, encoded by the coding sequence ATGATCGTACAAAAATTAGAGCAAGGTGACGTACCACTTGAAAAAGCGATCGAATACTTTCAAGAAGGTATAAAACTATCTCAAATTTGTCAAGAGAAGCTTACTAAAGTTGAAAAACAAATGACTTCTATATTAAATGAACAGGGTGAACAAACTCCTTTTACTGTTGAGGAGGAATAA
- a CDS encoding polyprenyl synthetase family protein has protein sequence MNTFKDFMEYSSRLVNDEMIKSVERLKAPEKLKESMSYSLQGGGKRIRPLLLFATLDAFGNDPLIGIKPACALEMIHTYSLIHDDLPCMDDDDFRRGKPTNHKVFGEDLAVLAGDGLLTYAFKLITEMNVFHVSDQVKLQLISELAIAAGPEGMVAGQVADMEGESKELSGEELQYIHERKTGKMLMYPVIAGAIISKATAEQLSHLTQFAYKLGIAFQIQDDILDVIGDEEVLGKPVGSDVENDKTTYVKLYSVEGAKERLHTFITEAKQHVRACGIKDDYLISICDFVENRSF, from the coding sequence ATGAACACTTTCAAGGATTTTATGGAGTATTCCAGTAGACTAGTAAATGATGAAATGATTAAATCGGTTGAAAGATTAAAAGCACCAGAAAAATTAAAAGAATCTATGTCCTATTCATTACAAGGTGGAGGGAAAAGAATTAGACCTCTTTTACTTTTCGCAACTTTAGATGCTTTTGGTAATGACCCATTAATAGGGATAAAACCTGCATGTGCTTTAGAAATGATTCATACTTATTCATTAATTCATGATGATTTACCATGTATGGATGATGATGATTTTCGAAGAGGAAAACCGACAAATCATAAAGTATTTGGCGAAGATCTTGCGGTATTAGCAGGTGATGGCTTATTGACATACGCATTTAAATTAATTACGGAAATGAATGTTTTTCATGTATCTGACCAAGTGAAGCTACAATTAATTAGTGAATTGGCGATTGCTGCAGGTCCTGAAGGTATGGTTGCCGGTCAGGTAGCAGATATGGAGGGTGAAAGTAAAGAGCTTAGTGGAGAAGAATTGCAATATATCCATGAAAGAAAAACGGGTAAAATGCTAATGTATCCAGTTATTGCAGGTGCAATTATTTCAAAAGCAACAGCGGAACAATTATCCCATCTAACGCAATTTGCTTATAAACTCGGTATCGCATTTCAAATACAAGATGATATTTTAGACGTAATAGGTGATGAAGAAGTACTTGGTAAGCCAGTTGGTAGTGATGTAGAAAATGATAAAACTACTTATGTAAAGTTATATTCGGTCGAGGGTGCTAAAGAAAGGCTTCATACATTTATTACGGAAGCTAAACAACATGTTCGAGCATGTGGGATTAAAGATGACTACTTAATCTCAATTTGTGATTTTGTTGAAAATCGCAGCTTTTAA
- the dxs gene encoding 1-deoxy-D-xylulose-5-phosphate synthase, whose protein sequence is MDLTTIENPSFLKNKTNGELEVLSEEIRKFLIQQLSETGGHIAPNLGVVELTIALHKVFNSPKDKFLWDVGHQSYVHKILTGRAKEFTTLRQFKGLCGFPKRNESEHDVWETGHSSTSLSAAMGMAIARDIKKTGEYIIPIIGDGALTGGMALEAMNHIGHEQKDVIVILNDNEMSIAPNVGALHSILGRLRTTGKYRWAKGELEGVIKKIPGIGDKLSSTSKKLKDSLKYLVTQGMFFEEMGFTYFGPVDGHNFEDLFESLEYAKKTKGPVLVHVLTKKGKGYKPAESDDIGTWHGTGPYKVESGKLIKPDKAPPAWSKLVSDTVLKLALKDERIVAITPAMPVGSKLENFQAQLPNRIFDVGIAEQHAATVAAGLATQGMKPFLAIYSTFLQRAYDQVLHDICRQNLNVFIGIDRAGLVGADGETHQGVFDIAFLRHIPNLVLMMPKDENEGQHMVNTAIQYEDGPIALRFPRGNGIGVPMDEQLKEIPIGSWEVLREGSDAVILTFGTTIQMAMDAADDLEKDNISVKVVNARFIKPMDTAMLNDIFKDGKPILTIEEAVLQGGFGSAVLEFASSNNFQNVRVERMGIPDLFVEHGDVDKLLDEIHLTKDESVKKIREMVCNK, encoded by the coding sequence ATGGATCTTACGACAATTGAAAATCCGAGCTTTTTAAAAAATAAAACGAACGGTGAATTAGAAGTATTAAGTGAAGAAATTCGTAAATTTCTTATTCAACAGCTTTCTGAAACAGGTGGTCATATTGCGCCAAATTTAGGAGTTGTTGAATTAACGATTGCATTACATAAAGTCTTTAATTCGCCTAAAGACAAATTTTTATGGGATGTAGGACATCAATCGTATGTTCATAAAATATTAACTGGTCGCGCAAAAGAATTTACAACACTAAGACAATTTAAAGGATTATGTGGCTTTCCTAAGCGAAATGAAAGTGAGCATGATGTATGGGAAACCGGACACAGTTCTACTTCTCTATCTGCGGCAATGGGGATGGCTATTGCTAGAGATATTAAAAAAACTGGTGAATACATTATTCCGATTATTGGAGATGGTGCATTAACTGGTGGGATGGCTCTTGAAGCTATGAATCATATTGGACATGAGCAAAAAGATGTCATCGTAATTTTAAATGATAATGAAATGTCTATAGCTCCGAACGTAGGTGCTTTACATAGCATTTTAGGAAGACTAAGAACAACTGGTAAATACCGATGGGCTAAAGGTGAACTTGAAGGTGTGATCAAAAAAATTCCTGGAATCGGAGACAAACTATCAAGTACATCAAAAAAATTAAAAGATAGCCTTAAATACTTAGTTACACAAGGTATGTTTTTTGAGGAAATGGGATTTACTTATTTTGGACCAGTTGATGGACATAATTTTGAAGACTTATTTGAATCACTTGAATATGCTAAGAAAACTAAAGGACCGGTATTAGTACATGTACTAACGAAAAAAGGAAAAGGATATAAGCCAGCAGAAAGTGATGATATTGGAACTTGGCATGGTACAGGTCCTTATAAAGTAGAATCTGGGAAGTTAATTAAGCCGGATAAAGCACCACCAGCATGGAGTAAACTTGTTAGTGATACTGTATTAAAATTAGCATTAAAAGATGAGCGAATCGTAGCGATTACTCCTGCAATGCCAGTCGGTTCAAAATTGGAAAATTTCCAAGCTCAATTACCTAACCGAATTTTTGATGTCGGTATTGCAGAGCAACATGCGGCTACAGTTGCAGCTGGTTTAGCAACACAAGGAATGAAACCATTTTTAGCAATTTATTCCACATTCCTTCAAAGAGCATATGACCAAGTATTACATGATATTTGCAGACAAAATTTAAATGTATTCATCGGAATCGACCGTGCAGGATTAGTAGGTGCTGATGGTGAAACTCATCAAGGTGTGTTTGATATTGCCTTTCTACGTCACATACCAAACTTAGTTTTAATGATGCCTAAAGATGAGAATGAAGGCCAACATATGGTAAACACTGCAATTCAATACGAAGATGGTCCAATTGCTCTGCGTTTCCCTAGGGGAAATGGTATCGGCGTACCAATGGATGAGCAATTAAAAGAAATTCCGATTGGATCATGGGAAGTATTAAGAGAAGGTTCTGATGCAGTTATTTTAACATTTGGTACAACAATTCAAATGGCAATGGATGCAGCGGATGATTTAGAGAAAGATAATATTTCTGTTAAAGTAGTAAACGCAAGATTTATTAAACCAATGGATACTGCAATGTTAAATGATATCTTCAAGGACGGCAAACCGATTTTAACAATTGAAGAAGCAGTATTACAAGGTGGTTTTGGAAGTGCTGTATTAGAATTTGCAAGTTCAAATAATTTTCAAAACGTCCGTGTAGAACGTATGGGTATACCGGATTTATTTGTTGAACACGGTGATGTTGATAAATTACTTGATGAAATTCATTTAACAAAAGATGAATCGGTTAAGAAAATCCGTGAAATGGTTTGTAATAAATAA
- a CDS encoding TlyA family RNA methyltransferase, whose protein sequence is MAKKERVDVLLVDRGLIETREKAKRAIMAGLVYTNEQRLDKPGEKIDIELPLQIKGEVMPYVSRGGYKLEKAINTFDLSVKDKIMIDIGSSTGGFTDCALQNGAKKSYALDVGYNQLAWKLRQDERVIVMERTNFRYVKPEDLIEGLPQFASIDVSFISLRLILPVLKTLLVPSSDVVALIKPQFEAGRQQVGKKGIVRDPKVHEQVIEMMIDFALRQGYDIKALTFSPITGGDGNIEFLIHLHWEGSKEIGNSELNRLPMEIVNEAHSELKKVK, encoded by the coding sequence ATGGCAAAAAAGGAACGAGTAGACGTACTTTTAGTAGATCGTGGTTTAATCGAGACACGAGAAAAAGCTAAACGAGCAATTATGGCAGGACTTGTCTATACAAACGAACAAAGATTAGATAAGCCTGGAGAAAAAATAGATATCGAACTCCCTTTACAAATTAAAGGGGAAGTTATGCCTTATGTAAGCCGTGGAGGGTATAAATTAGAAAAAGCTATAAACACATTCGATCTATCAGTCAAAGATAAAATTATGATTGATATTGGATCTTCGACAGGTGGATTTACGGATTGTGCTCTTCAAAATGGGGCGAAAAAATCATATGCACTTGATGTTGGATACAATCAGCTTGCTTGGAAATTAAGACAAGATGAACGCGTTATTGTAATGGAACGAACAAATTTTCGTTATGTTAAACCAGAAGATTTAATTGAAGGGTTACCTCAATTTGCTTCAATTGACGTATCCTTTATTTCGTTACGTTTGATTTTACCAGTCTTAAAAACATTATTAGTACCTTCAAGTGATGTTGTCGCATTAATTAAACCACAATTTGAAGCTGGTAGACAGCAAGTTGGTAAAAAAGGTATTGTACGCGATCCAAAAGTGCATGAACAAGTTATCGAAATGATGATCGATTTTGCCCTTCGCCAAGGATATGATATAAAAGCATTAACTTTTTCTCCTATAACCGGTGGAGACGGTAATATTGAATTTTTAATTCATCTTCATTGGGAAGGTTCAAAGGAAATTGGAAATAGCGAGTTAAATCGATTACCAATGGAAATTGTAAATGAAGCACATAGTGAATTAAAGAAGGTAAAATAA
- the ahrC gene encoding transcriptional regulator AhrC/ArgR → MNKGQRHIKIREIIAKNEVETQDELVQSLRDLGFKVTQATISRDIKELHLVKVPLSDGRYKYSLPADQRFNPLQKLKRLLIDSFIKIDSSSHLIVMKTLPGNANAVGALIDHLDWSEIMGTICGDDTILIICRTPVDAEDLKEKFIDMLQ, encoded by the coding sequence ATGAATAAAGGTCAACGTCATATAAAAATACGAGAAATTATCGCAAAAAATGAAGTCGAAACACAAGATGAATTAGTACAATCACTAAGAGACTTAGGGTTTAAAGTAACCCAAGCAACGATTTCACGTGATATAAAAGAACTACATTTAGTAAAAGTTCCGTTATCTGACGGGCGATATAAATATAGCTTACCAGCAGATCAACGATTTAATCCGTTACAAAAATTAAAAAGACTTTTAATTGATTCATTCATTAAAATTGATAGTTCAAGTCATTTAATTGTAATGAAAACTTTGCCAGGTAATGCAAATGCAGTTGGTGCATTAATTGATCATTTAGATTGGTCAGAAATTATGGGTACAATCTGTGGTGATGATACAATCTTAATCATTTGTCGTACACCTGTAGATGCTGAGGATTTAAAAGAAAAATTTATTGACATGCTTCAATAG
- the recN gene encoding DNA repair protein RecN — translation MLSEIIIKNFAIIEEVSISFEKGLTVLSGETGAGKSIIIDAIGLLLGGRGSAEFVRYDTEKAEIEGLFHIENENHLIYSRCRELGFDIEDEMIILKRDITSSGKSVCRINGKLVTTSILKEIGGLLVDIHGQHESQDLMDQEHHLPMLQQYDEKAIAPLYTEYQKIFTNYTDLKKQLKQLTENEQQMAHRLDLIQFQLTEIQNANLQENEDDQLMEERLKISNFERIYKSLVEAYQSLSQDGSGLDSVRASMYSLESVTNIDNDIKEMHEGISSSYYLLEDISYRLRDSIEQMEYDPNRLNEIETRLSEISMLKKKYGHSVADILKYAEDIEQELDTIQHKDLHIEKLQKDLDNVTIKLISAGKTLSNKRKELAIKLTADIHKELKELYMDKTTFEIMFDVEEGQESDPILDDQHIKFKKDGFDFVEFYISTNPGEPLKPLAKVASGGELSRMFLALKSIFTKHQGITSIIFDEVDTGVSGRVAQAIAEKIHKVSIDSQVLCITHLPQVASMADTHLFIAKLIDGNRTKTSVTPLRNDQKITEIARMIAGVEITDVTIQHAKELIDQAASAKYQSQ, via the coding sequence TTGTTATCTGAAATTATCATTAAAAATTTTGCAATCATTGAGGAAGTTTCCATTTCATTTGAAAAGGGTTTAACTGTACTAAGTGGTGAAACAGGAGCTGGGAAATCGATTATTATTGACGCTATCGGTCTGTTACTTGGTGGTCGTGGTTCTGCAGAATTCGTAAGATATGATACTGAAAAAGCAGAAATTGAAGGCTTATTTCATATCGAAAATGAGAATCATCTAATTTATTCAAGATGCAGAGAATTAGGCTTTGACATTGAAGATGAAATGATTATTTTAAAAAGAGATATTACTTCATCTGGTAAAAGTGTATGCCGTATCAATGGGAAATTAGTGACAACTTCTATACTTAAGGAAATTGGTGGTTTACTTGTTGATATTCATGGGCAACATGAAAGCCAAGATTTAATGGACCAAGAACATCATTTACCGATGTTACAACAATACGATGAAAAAGCAATTGCTCCTTTGTATACTGAATATCAAAAAATATTTACTAACTATACAGACTTAAAAAAACAGTTAAAGCAATTAACTGAAAATGAACAACAAATGGCCCATAGATTGGATTTAATACAATTTCAGCTAACAGAAATACAAAATGCGAATTTGCAAGAAAATGAAGACGATCAGTTGATGGAAGAAAGACTTAAAATTTCTAATTTTGAACGCATTTATAAGTCTTTAGTTGAAGCGTATCAAAGTTTATCGCAGGATGGATCAGGTTTGGATTCGGTTAGAGCGAGTATGTATTCTTTAGAGTCAGTAACAAATATTGATAATGACATTAAAGAAATGCATGAAGGAATCAGTAGTAGCTATTACTTATTAGAGGATATATCGTATCGATTACGTGATTCCATTGAACAAATGGAATATGATCCAAATAGATTAAACGAAATTGAAACTCGTTTAAGCGAGATTTCCATGCTAAAGAAGAAATATGGGCACAGTGTTGCTGATATCTTAAAATATGCAGAAGATATTGAACAAGAGTTAGATACTATTCAACATAAAGATCTGCATATCGAGAAGTTACAAAAAGACTTAGATAATGTAACAATCAAGCTAATTAGTGCTGGTAAGACTCTTTCAAATAAAAGAAAAGAATTGGCAATCAAACTGACTGCTGATATACATAAAGAATTAAAAGAGCTCTATATGGATAAAACAACCTTTGAAATTATGTTTGATGTTGAAGAAGGACAAGAATCAGATCCAATTTTAGATGATCAACATATAAAGTTTAAAAAAGATGGCTTTGATTTTGTTGAGTTTTATATTTCAACAAATCCAGGTGAGCCTTTAAAGCCATTAGCAAAGGTGGCTTCTGGTGGAGAACTTTCAAGGATGTTCCTAGCATTAAAGAGCATTTTCACGAAGCATCAGGGGATTACATCAATCATATTTGACGAAGTTGATACAGGGGTTAGTGGAAGAGTAGCACAAGCAATAGCAGAAAAAATACACAAGGTGTCTATAGATTCTCAAGTTCTATGTATAACTCATCTACCACAAGTTGCTTCTATGGCAGATACGCATTTATTTATTGCCAAATTAATTGATGGAAATCGAACGAAAACTTCTGTTACACCATTACGAAATGATCAAAAAATTACTGAAATTGCAAGGATGATCGCTGGAGTTGAAATTACAGATGTGACGATTCAACACGCTAAAGAATTGATCGACCAGGCAGCTTCTGCAAAATACCAATCTCAATGA
- the spo0A gene encoding sporulation transcription factor Spo0A, which produces MEKIKVLLVDDNKELVIMLENYINAQTDMEVVGVAFNGQDCLPLVKDKKPDVLVLDIIMPHLDGLAVLDRLRTGLVEKIPNVIMLTAFGQEDVTKKAVDLGASYFILKPFDMEHLISNIRQVVGKGSAVTKRNAPSLVSNYESKPRNLDASITSIIHEIGVPAHIKGYMYLREAISMVYNDIELLGSITKVLYPDIAKKFNTTASRVERAIRHAIEVAWSRGNIDSISTLFGYTISMSKAKPTNSEFIAMVADKLRLEHKAS; this is translated from the coding sequence GTGGAGAAAATTAAAGTATTATTAGTTGATGATAATAAAGAACTTGTTATTATGTTAGAAAACTACATTAACGCACAAACAGATATGGAAGTGGTTGGGGTTGCGTTTAATGGACAAGACTGCTTACCTCTAGTGAAAGATAAAAAGCCAGATGTACTAGTCCTAGATATTATTATGCCACATTTAGATGGATTAGCGGTTTTAGATCGTTTACGCACTGGCTTAGTTGAAAAAATTCCAAACGTAATTATGCTAACAGCATTTGGTCAAGAAGATGTTACTAAAAAAGCTGTTGACCTTGGTGCATCATATTTTATCTTAAAACCATTTGATATGGAGCATTTAATCTCAAATATCCGTCAAGTAGTTGGAAAAGGTAGTGCGGTAACTAAACGTAATGCACCTTCTTTAGTTTCAAATTACGAAAGCAAGCCACGTAACTTAGATGCTAGTATCACAAGTATCATCCATGAAATTGGGGTACCTGCACATATTAAAGGATATATGTACTTACGTGAAGCGATTTCGATGGTATATAACGATATTGAGCTTCTAGGTTCAATTACAAAAGTTTTATATCCAGATATCGCTAAAAAGTTTAATACTACAGCTAGCCGAGTTGAACGTGCAATTCGACATGCAATTGAAGTAGCATGGAGCCGTGGCAATATCGATAGTATTTCTACATTATTTGGTTATACAATTTCAATGTCAAAGGCAAAACCAACAAATTCAGAATTTATTGCAATGGTAGCTGATAAATTACGTTTAGAACATAAAGCTTCTTAA
- the bacA gene encoding undecaprenyl-diphosphate phosphatase, producing the protein MLPDWLIGLIMGMVEGLTEFLPVSSTGHMILVADLLNFTGEKASFFEVIVQLGSILAVVVVFWKRLWSVLGVKSDGYRQTNLNLIHIIIGAIPAGIVGLIFHDFIKDVLFSPKTVVIGLVAGGILLIVAEKVSKHPKSSDLDHISYKQAFIVGCFQMLALWPGFSRSGSTIAGGLLFGLDRKTSAEFTFILAVPMMIAASGLDFIKNIDILSASDLPLFATGFITAFIVALLAIVSFLKLLEKVKLTGFAVYRFIVAIVFTIVFIF; encoded by the coding sequence ATGTTACCTGATTGGTTAATTGGTTTGATCATGGGGATGGTAGAAGGATTAACAGAATTTTTACCTGTTTCTTCTACTGGTCATATGATATTAGTTGCTGATTTATTAAATTTCACAGGTGAGAAGGCTTCATTTTTTGAAGTAATAGTTCAACTTGGTTCAATTCTAGCCGTAGTTGTTGTTTTTTGGAAACGACTCTGGTCAGTACTAGGAGTAAAATCAGATGGTTACAGACAAACGAACCTTAACTTAATTCATATTATTATCGGTGCTATTCCAGCCGGGATTGTAGGGCTTATATTCCATGATTTCATTAAGGATGTTTTATTCTCACCTAAAACTGTTGTAATCGGATTAGTAGCAGGCGGTATTTTATTAATTGTTGCTGAAAAAGTCTCTAAACATCCTAAATCATCTGATTTAGATCACATCTCATATAAACAAGCTTTTATTGTTGGATGCTTCCAAATGCTAGCTTTATGGCCAGGATTTTCACGATCAGGCTCTACAATAGCTGGGGGATTATTATTTGGATTAGATCGAAAAACTTCTGCAGAATTTACTTTTATTTTAGCAGTACCAATGATGATTGCTGCAAGTGGATTAGATTTTATTAAAAATATCGATATTTTAAGTGCTTCAGATCTACCATTATTCGCAACTGGATTCATCACTGCATTCATTGTTGCATTACTTGCGATCGTTTCCTTCCTAAAATTATTAGAGAAAGTAAAACTAACAGGTTTTGCAGTTTATCGTTTTATTGTAGCGATTGTTTTCACGATTGTATTTATATTCTAA
- a CDS encoding YycC family protein: MRPLQISPETAILLSKKLNVPLEQIMHMPQHILMKKLMELDLSKSEEASEDKESK; this comes from the coding sequence ATGCGACCATTGCAAATTTCGCCTGAAACGGCAATTTTACTTTCTAAGAAATTAAACGTTCCTTTAGAACAAATTATGCATATGCCACAGCATATATTAATGAAAAAGTTGATGGAATTGGATTTGTCTAAAAGCGAAGAAGCTTCTGAGGATAAAGAATCTAAATAG
- a CDS encoding glycerophosphodiester phosphodiesterase: MVDIIGHRGAAGTYPENTMVSFMACEDLGADGIELDVHLSKDGEIVVIHDETINRTTNGKGFVKDYTLDELKQFDASYRFKRQFKGCTIPTLIEVFQWAKGNNFSINVELKNDKIEYHGLEERVINLIRSYEYEKRIVLSSFNHKSMLKFHLMAPDIETAVLFNRRSKEPWKIAEDYKANAIHPNYRIITDEQIEETMEHHIAVRPYTINEPAVMKRLFEVNCTAIITDYPEIAFQVRSQFLSK, encoded by the coding sequence GTGGTCGATATTATAGGTCATAGAGGTGCTGCAGGAACCTACCCAGAAAATACAATGGTTTCTTTTATGGCATGCGAAGATTTAGGTGCAGACGGTATAGAATTAGATGTACACTTATCAAAAGATGGTGAAATCGTTGTTATTCATGATGAAACAATAAATCGCACAACTAACGGAAAAGGTTTCGTGAAAGATTATACTTTAGATGAATTAAAGCAATTTGATGCTAGTTATCGATTTAAACGCCAATTTAAGGGTTGCACGATCCCGACCTTAATAGAAGTATTTCAATGGGCAAAAGGAAATAACTTTAGTATCAATGTTGAATTAAAGAATGATAAAATCGAATACCATGGACTTGAGGAACGTGTAATAAATTTAATCCGTTCATATGAATATGAAAAAAGAATCGTTTTATCATCCTTTAACCATAAAAGTATGCTTAAATTTCACTTAATGGCACCGGATATTGAAACAGCAGTCCTATTTAATAGAAGAAGTAAAGAACCGTGGAAGATTGCTGAAGACTATAAAGCAAATGCAATTCATCCGAATTATCGTATTATTACTGATGAACAGATAGAAGAAACTATGGAACATCACATTGCCGTAAGACCGTATACAATCAATGAACCAGCTGTTATGAAACGATTATTTGAAGTCAATTGTACAGCGATTATTACTGACTATCCAGAGATAGCTTTCCAAGTCAGAAGTCAATTTCTTAGTAAATAA
- a CDS encoding DUF2627 domain-containing protein → MKESFTRMLAFVVIVVPIALAVIGIKLLRDTVFLIHSFGIPNLPLQLLIGLVSLGVGFYLVGSFVLFRDRKRNKVQGRFLKR, encoded by the coding sequence ATGAAAGAATCATTTACACGTATGTTAGCATTCGTTGTGATTGTTGTACCAATAGCTTTAGCAGTTATCGGAATTAAATTACTTCGTGATACGGTTTTTCTAATCCATTCTTTTGGCATTCCAAATCTTCCATTGCAATTATTAATCGGACTTGTTTCATTAGGAGTCGGTTTTTATTTAGTCGGAAGCTTTGTATTATTTAGAGATCGTAAACGAAACAAAGTACAAGGCAGATTTTTAAAAAGATAA